One window of the Xiphophorus couchianus chromosome 12, X_couchianus-1.0, whole genome shotgun sequence genome contains the following:
- the pgam5 gene encoding serine/threonine-protein phosphatase PGAM5, mitochondrial isoform X1 has translation MSYRKTFQLICGFAGGSAAVVFAAAAADSRGYFGEHRGEGASRRFAVLHAAQPARTPVNHTPAATGPGWDFNWDKRDPSVLSNGRKRESVTEDPSSEQDNSKPKATRHILLIRHSQYNLSGNGDTERVLTPLGREQAELTGQRLAALGLNYDVLIHSSMTRATETAHIISKYIPGVDLVSCDLLREGAPVEPVPPVTHWKPDAVQYHEDGARIEAAFRRYIHRADPKQKEDSYEIIVCHANVIRYFVCRALQFPPEGWLRMGLNNGSITWLTIRPSGRVALRTLGDVGFMPPDKLTRT, from the exons ATGTCGTACCGTAAAACTTTTCAACTGATTTGCGGCTTCGCCGGAGGCTCTGCTGCCGTCGTGTTCGCGGCTGCAGCCGCCGACTCCCGCGGGTACTTCGGGGAGCACCGCGGAGAGGGAGCGAGCCGGAGATTTGCCGTCCTGCACGCGGCGCAGCCAGCTCGGACCCCGGTAAACCACACACCAGCCGCGACCGGACCTGGCTGGGACTTCAACTGGGACAA GAGAGATCCGTCTGTTCTGTCCAAcgggaggaagagggagagcgTAACAGAAGACCCCAGCTCTGAGCAGGACAACAGCAAGCCCAAAGCAACGCGCCACATTCTCCTCATCAGGCATTCCCAGTATAACCTGAGTGGAAACGGCGACACGGAGAGGGTCCTCACCCCACTAG GCCGTGAGCAGGCCGAGTTGACGGGTCAGAGGTTGGCAGCGTTGGGTTTAAATTACGACGTTCTGATCCACTCCAGCATGACCAGGGCAACCGAGACTGCACACATCATCAGCAAATACATCCCAG GTGTGGATCTGGTGAGCTGTGACCTGCTGAGAGAGGGAGCTCCTGTGGAACCAGTTCCTCCGGTCACCCACTGGAAGCCTGACGCTGTG CAGTACCACGAAGACGGAGCTCGCATTGAGGCAGCCTTCCGCCGCTACATCCACCGGGCTGACCCCAAGCAGAAAGAGGACAGCTATGAGATCATCGTGTGTCATGCCAATGTCATCCGTTATTTTGTCTGCAG AGCGCTGCAGTTCCCCCCTGAGGGCTGGCTGCGCATGGGCCTGAACAACGGCAGCATCACCTGGCTCACCATCCGCCCGAGCGGCAGGGTGGCCCTCAGGACCCTGGGAGACGTGGGATTCATGCCTCCAGACAAACTGACACGGACCTAA
- the pgam5 gene encoding serine/threonine-protein phosphatase PGAM5, mitochondrial isoform X2 has translation MSYRKTFQLICGFAGGSAAVVFAAAAADSRGYFGEHRGEGASRRFAVLHAAQPARTPVNHTPAATGPGWDFNWDKRDPSVLSNGRKRESVTEDPSSEQDNSKPKATRHILLIRHSQYNLSGNGDTERVLTPLGREQAELTGQRLAALGLNYDVLIHSSMTRATETAHIISKYIPGVDLVSCDLLREGAPVEPVPPVTHWKPDAVYHEDGARIEAAFRRYIHRADPKQKEDSYEIIVCHANVIRYFVCRALQFPPEGWLRMGLNNGSITWLTIRPSGRVALRTLGDVGFMPPDKLTRT, from the exons ATGTCGTACCGTAAAACTTTTCAACTGATTTGCGGCTTCGCCGGAGGCTCTGCTGCCGTCGTGTTCGCGGCTGCAGCCGCCGACTCCCGCGGGTACTTCGGGGAGCACCGCGGAGAGGGAGCGAGCCGGAGATTTGCCGTCCTGCACGCGGCGCAGCCAGCTCGGACCCCGGTAAACCACACACCAGCCGCGACCGGACCTGGCTGGGACTTCAACTGGGACAA GAGAGATCCGTCTGTTCTGTCCAAcgggaggaagagggagagcgTAACAGAAGACCCCAGCTCTGAGCAGGACAACAGCAAGCCCAAAGCAACGCGCCACATTCTCCTCATCAGGCATTCCCAGTATAACCTGAGTGGAAACGGCGACACGGAGAGGGTCCTCACCCCACTAG GCCGTGAGCAGGCCGAGTTGACGGGTCAGAGGTTGGCAGCGTTGGGTTTAAATTACGACGTTCTGATCCACTCCAGCATGACCAGGGCAACCGAGACTGCACACATCATCAGCAAATACATCCCAG GTGTGGATCTGGTGAGCTGTGACCTGCTGAGAGAGGGAGCTCCTGTGGAACCAGTTCCTCCGGTCACCCACTGGAAGCCTGACGCTGTG TACCACGAAGACGGAGCTCGCATTGAGGCAGCCTTCCGCCGCTACATCCACCGGGCTGACCCCAAGCAGAAAGAGGACAGCTATGAGATCATCGTGTGTCATGCCAATGTCATCCGTTATTTTGTCTGCAG AGCGCTGCAGTTCCCCCCTGAGGGCTGGCTGCGCATGGGCCTGAACAACGGCAGCATCACCTGGCTCACCATCCGCCCGAGCGGCAGGGTGGCCCTCAGGACCCTGGGAGACGTGGGATTCATGCCTCCAGACAAACTGACACGGACCTAA
- the ankle2 gene encoding ankyrin repeat and LEM domain-containing protein 2 gives MEAVLTRLRGLSAAELSEEFVRADLKCGPITSTTRATYERKLARVLAGQEGAAAAETDSSCSSQVTDGAASFSKPAAGDTSAVSLESAAANSSTSQRNGEDLDFGYDVGLNPPDEEEISGKSDFNSSADCSSSQFKAETPSKPTQVSPTFYYGVCPLWEDVMARTEGAHVYTDKKDALQAVKTMKGARFKAFTSQEEAERFSKGLCDYCPSPSKSTPCISPIKPGLFVGKEHVEVDTINREKANSFKSPRSQDLTAKLRKAVEKGDEQAFGELVWSNPRYLIGSGDNPTVVQEGCRYNVMHVAAKENQAGIAQLLLDTLENPEFMRLMYPDDQEVMLQKRIRYIVDLYLNTPDKASFETPLHFACKFGCPDVVNVLCSHPDIEKNCKNRDGQKPSDLICSRKNKTAEVKQRISDYLEDRCYIPLLRATDNTSLPIIGASWSPESSESLSLIQRHTRSPTDPWMTVTAFAGPLSPSKADDFRRSWKTPPRDRAEFFHHILKSDPDRGAERVGRDLAHEMGHPWAEYWGFLDCFVDLSSSEGLRKLEEYLSKKDFNHRAHEGAGPNETSNRFKTPSPGKPKKFCNSISVGAFLDEGDDISLEEIKNRQNAALSSITSSAASKDTLKGAVGGREFHIALRHRGADLIENAAERDLLCCCDDGLLSPGVVCKSEACASSSSSRDRTHNGEKASPRGSPSSSCMLSPISNLMAEFERMSLREPADNPAGYLERRSGSRNRHKDGRNSCSSFSATDLSSGLNRLSLRQDGRDRAESSGSGSSSGSSDEYLTAEESLESLGRTRGSASGVRNFCARSKSWDHGGRDLSSSGSSGSSYKSLDNSHEFLPRTPPHFRRGLFIEGDSPTKLDSEVMSALRDADIDPQKYPSVHKWKSTMKSYSPSDMQSWPSPAVKPRLRMQQQQQQTPGSPGSGLMSPTGRFSPVRHAASPDFSPSRYSPANVSYIQRLRCKHLSEPLF, from the exons ATGGAGGCGGTTCTGACCAGGCTGAGGGGGCTGAGCGCCGCCGAGCTGTCCGAAGAGTTCGTCAGAGCAGACCTAAAGTGTGGCCCCATCACATCGACGACCCGAGCCACCTACGAGAGGAAGCTAGCCCGAGTTCTGGCCGGACAAGAGGGAGCTGCTGCCGCTGAAACAGACAGCAGCTGTTCATCCCAGGTCACAGACGGCGCCGCCAGTTTCTCCAAACCTGCGGCAGGTGACACCTCAGCAGTTTCACTCGAGTCCGCTGCAGCCAACAGCAGCACCTCTCAGAGAAATGGTGAAGATTTAGACTTTGGATATGATGTGGGTCTAAACCCTCCCGATGAAGAGGAGATCTCAGGAAAGTCAGATTTTAACAGCTCGGCCGACTGCAGCAGCTCTCAGTTCAAAGCAGAAACCCCTTCAAAGCCAACACAAGTGTCTCCGACGTTTTATTATGGAGTCTGTCCGCTGTGGGAGGACGTGATGGCACGAACCG AGGGAGCACATGTTTACACGGATAAGAAAGACGCACTTCAGGCTGTAAAAACCATGAAGGGTGCACGCTTCAAAGCCTTTACCAGCCAGGAAGAGGCGGAGAGGTTCTCTAAGGGACTCTGTGACTACTGCCCATCTCCCAGCAAGTCCACACCCTGCATCTCGCCCATCAAACCCGGACTATTCGTCGGGAAAG AACACGTGGAGGTGGACACCATCAACAGGGAGAAGGCCAACAGTTTTAAAAGCCCGAGGAGTCAGGACCTGACAGCCAAACTCCGGAAAGCCGTGGAGAAGGGGGATGAGCAAGCCTTTGGCGAGCTCGTCTGGAGCAACCCGCGCTACCTGATCGGCTCGGGGGATAATCCCACTGTTGTCCAG GAGGGCTGCCGGTACAATGTGATGCATGTGGCGGCCAAGGAGAACCAGGCGGGGATCGCTCAGCTGCTACTGGACACCCTGGAAAACCCCGAGTTCATGCGCCTCATGTACCCAGACGACCAGGAGGTCATGCTGCAGAAACGAATCCGCTACATTGTAGATCTTTACCTCAACACTCCAGATAAGGCT AGCTTTGAAACGCCGCTCCACTTTGCCTGTAAGTTTGGATGTCCGGATGTGGTCAACGTGCTCTGCTCGCACCCCGACATCGAGAAGAACTGCAAGAACCGGGACGGCCAGAAGCCTTCTGAC CTTATTTGtagcaggaaaaataaaactgcagaagtGAAACAGAGAATAAGTGACTACTTGGAGG ACCGCTGCTATATTCCCTTACTGAGGGCGACCGACAACACCTCTCTGCCCATCATCGGTGCTTCCTGGTCGCCAGAGTCCTCGGAGAGCCTCTCTCTGATCCAGCGACACACAAGGAGCCCCACAGATCCTTGGATGACGGTCACAGCCTTCGCCGGCCCACTTAGCCCATCTAAA GCGGATGATTTTCGTCGGTCCTGGAAGACGCCACCAAGAGACCGGGCTGAGTTCTTCCACCACATTCTTAAATCCGACCCGGACAGAGGGGCTGAGAGGGTGGGCAG AGACCTGGCTCATGAGATGGGGCACCCCTGGGCTGAGTATTGGGGCTTCCTGGACTGTTTTGTGGATCTGTCCTCCTCCGAAGGGCTCCGTAAGCTGGAGGAGTATCTGAGCAAGAAGGATTTTAATCACCGGGCTCATGAAGGGGCGGGGCCAAACGAGACCAGCAACAGGTTCAAAACTCCCTCGCCAG GCAAGCCCAAAAAATTCTGCAACTCCATTTCAGTCGGTGCCTTCCTAGATGAGGGTGACGACATCAGTCTGGAAGAGATAAAGAACCGTCAAAACGCGGCGCTCTCCAGCATCACCTCCTCCGCCGCGTCCAAAGACACCTTGAAGGGCGCCGTGGGCGGCCGGGAGTTCCACATTGCGCTGCGCCACCGCGGGGCCGACTTGATCGAGAACGCTGCCGAGCGGGACCTGCTGTGCTGCTGCGACGACGGCCTCCTGTCGCCTGGCGTCGTCTGCAAAAGCGAAGCGTGCGCCTCCTCGTCCTCGTCCAGGGATAGAACTCACAACGGAGAAAAGGCGTCCCCGCGCGgctctccgtcctcctcctgcATGCTGTCGCCCATCTCCAACCTGATGGCGGAGTTTGAGCGCATGTCGCTCCGCGAGCCCGCAGACAACCCCGCCGGCTACCTCGAGCGGCGGAGCGGCAGCAGGAACCGGCACAAGGACGGCCGCAACTCGTGCAGCTCCTTCTCGGCCACGGACCTCAGCTCGGGCCTGAACCGCCTGTCGCTCCGGCAGGACGGCAGGGACCGGGCGGAGAGCAGCGGGAGCGGTAGCAGCAGCGGTAGCTCAGACGAATACTTAACCGCCGAGGAGAGTCTGGAGTCGCTGGGGAGGACTAGAGGGTCAGCGTCTGGGGTGCGCAACTTCTGCGCGAGATCCAAGTCGTGGGACCACGGAGGCCGGGACCTGAGCAGCTCCGGCTCCTCAGGATCTTCGTATAAGTCTCTAGATAACTCCCACGAGTTCCTACCCAGGACCCCGCCGCACTTTAGGAGAGGACTTTTTATCGAGGG TGACTCGCCCACTAAGCTGGACAGCGAGGTCATGTCAGCGTTGCGGGACGCTGATATCGATCCACAGAAGTATCCCAGTGTGCATAAGTGGAAGAGCACAATGAAGTCGTACTCTCCATCAGACATGCAGAG CTGGCCAAGCCCTGCCGTGAAACCCCGACTcaggatgcagcagcagcagcagcagacccCCGGTTCCCCCGGCAGCGGCCTGATGTCTCCCACCGGTCGCTTTAGTCCGGTGCGCCACGCTGCCTCGCCAGACTTTAGTCCCAGCCGGTACAGCCCTGCCAACGTCAGCTACATCCAACGCCTCCGCTGCAAGCACCTGAGTGAGCCACTATTCTAA